The following are encoded in a window of bacterium SCSIO 12643 genomic DNA:
- a CDS encoding O-antigen ligase family protein produces MAVPVALAIIAIALFKLDWLLMLIFFLVPVSLTLEEVGMGMGLTLPTEPLLFGAMLVFILKNLFTGDYDGRILKNPISISIIVMLMWMFISFLFSRLPVVSLKFFIAKLWFIVPFFFAGVLLFKNRKNVIKLTWLFAVPMSGVIIYTIIRQYVRGFDMQAAHWVMQPFFSDHTSYGAMMAFFIPSMFAHISSLKWEINTKILAGVLTAIFMIGTVLSYTRAAWVSLVAAVALFALIKLRIRWWIVGLSGVTIVALLFMFWVPIMHKLEKNRQDSSGDLAEHVESMSNVATDASNLERLNRWSAAFQMFYESPVVGTGPGTYAFLYAPYQLSSNLTVISTNFGDLGNAHSEYFGPLAEQGVPGLAIWLVLIFFIYYRGVTTYYRLEQKENKGLMMGTLLGLTTYLVHGILNNFLDVDKAAVPFWAFVAIIVAMDVYYERNPDSSQKKSLPNI; encoded by the coding sequence ATGGCGGTGCCTGTGGCATTAGCCATTATTGCAATCGCATTGTTTAAATTGGATTGGCTCTTGATGCTGATCTTCTTTTTGGTTCCGGTTTCATTAACTTTAGAAGAAGTTGGAATGGGGATGGGGCTCACATTGCCCACGGAACCTTTACTCTTTGGAGCCATGCTCGTATTTATTCTGAAAAATTTGTTTACGGGAGATTACGATGGTAGAATTTTAAAAAATCCGATTTCCATATCCATTATTGTCATGTTGATGTGGATGTTTATTTCATTTCTTTTTAGCAGACTTCCGGTCGTTTCATTGAAGTTCTTTATTGCCAAATTATGGTTTATTGTACCGTTCTTTTTTGCAGGCGTATTGTTGTTTAAGAATCGAAAGAATGTGATTAAACTGACCTGGTTGTTTGCAGTTCCGATGTCTGGTGTAATCATTTACACTATTATCAGACAATATGTGAGAGGGTTTGATATGCAAGCTGCACACTGGGTAATGCAGCCTTTTTTTAGCGATCATACTTCTTATGGGGCCATGATGGCATTTTTTATTCCATCGATGTTTGCACATATCAGTAGTTTAAAATGGGAAATTAATACGAAGATTTTAGCTGGAGTATTAACCGCTATTTTTATGATTGGTACCGTATTATCGTATACGCGTGCGGCATGGGTGAGTTTGGTTGCTGCAGTAGCATTATTTGCTTTAATTAAGTTGCGTATCAGATGGTGGATAGTTGGATTATCCGGAGTCACAATAGTGGCACTACTATTTATGTTTTGGGTACCGATTATGCATAAGCTGGAAAAAAACCGTCAGGATTCTTCTGGAGATTTAGCTGAACACGTAGAGTCAATGAGTAATGTCGCTACGGATGCGAGTAACCTGGAGCGTCTGAATAGATGGAGTGCTGCGTTTCAAATGTTTTATGAAAGTCCGGTGGTGGGTACAGGACCGGGGACGTATGCATTTTTATATGCACCATATCAATTAAGTTCAAATCTAACTGTGATTTCTACCAATTTCGGTGATTTGGGAAATGCGCATTCGGAATATTTTGGACCACTGGCCGAACAGGGTGTTCCGGGACTGGCGATATGGTTAGTGTTGATATTCTTTATTTATTATCGAGGAGTGACGACTTATTATAGATTGGAACAAAAAGAAAACAAAGGTTTAATGATGGGGACGTTGTTGGGTTTGACCACTTATCTGGTACACGGAATCTTGAACAATTTCTTAGATGTGGATAAGGCAGCAGTTCCTTTTTGGGCGTTTGTAGCGATTATCGTAGCTATGGATGTATACTACGAACGTAACCCAGATTCTTCGCAAAAGAAAAGCCTCCCCAATATTTGA